In a genomic window of Halalkalicoccus sp. CG83:
- a CDS encoding potassium channel family protein — MLPLAAFGSVVVAGVVGFSVLAGVGTIEAAFWLIDPTSLDLYFDREGGPETLAKAYAIVVTAGLVVTGLWIGETVLSTAFGGHIQDQFRHMQTDRTIDGLEDHVIICGHGMFGRTITTRLTEGGDDVVVIELEEAEYERAREDGRLVVEGDARRETTLREAGIERARTVVTAIDDSNANIQVAILASQIAPTVHLVVRVGDEMYEPLARRAGADEVVIPEVVSGEQVTETLEPPSR, encoded by the coding sequence ATGCTGCCGCTCGCGGCCTTCGGGAGCGTCGTCGTCGCGGGCGTCGTCGGGTTCAGCGTTCTCGCCGGCGTCGGTACGATCGAGGCGGCGTTCTGGCTCATCGATCCCACGAGCCTCGATCTGTACTTCGATCGGGAGGGCGGACCGGAGACGCTGGCGAAGGCGTACGCCATCGTCGTGACGGCGGGGCTGGTGGTTACGGGGCTCTGGATCGGCGAGACGGTGCTCTCCACCGCGTTCGGCGGTCACATTCAAGACCAGTTCAGACACATGCAAACGGATCGAACCATCGACGGGCTCGAGGACCACGTGATCATCTGCGGGCACGGCATGTTCGGCCGGACGATCACGACCCGGCTCACCGAAGGCGGAGACGACGTCGTCGTCATCGAACTCGAGGAGGCGGAGTACGAACGCGCTCGCGAGGACGGGCGGTTGGTCGTAGAGGGCGACGCACGTCGCGAGACGACGCTTCGGGAGGCGGGAATCGAACGAGCACGCACCGTCGTGACGGCCATCGACGACTCGAACGCGAACATCCAGGTCGCCATCCTGGCCAGCCAGATCGCGCCGACGGTCCACCTCGTCGTCCGGGTGGGCGACGAGATGTACGAGCCGTTGGCACGACGGGCGGGCGCCGACGAGGTCGTCATCCCCGAGGTGGTGAGCGGCGAGCAGGTGACCGAGACGCTGGAGCCACCCTCCAGGTAG
- a CDS encoding aldehyde ferredoxin oxidoreductase family protein gives MTDLGGFQNHLARIDLTDGDVTYEDVDDEDAKKYIGARGLGVKHVFDQGPDVDPESPENLLAFMNGPLTGTQAVMSGRIAICTKSPLTGTVTDSHHGGWSGARLKWAGFDGLLVEGESDEPVYAYVEDGEVELRDASHLTGKGVHETRDELGEELDGSFGKNMSIMAIGPGGENGVKYACIMNEDDRASGRGGTGCVMGNKNLKAVVIKSGTKMPKPADQETFMEGHQQAMQVIQESDVTAPNEGGLSMYGTNVLMNITEEMDGHPTKNGRYTSGISYNNEEQGGETVIDAERISGENVRENILVDEPTCHSCPVACKKEVEVQTMHKGEDMNVRMESFEYESAWALGTNSLNDDRDKIAVMIDRCNDLGIDTIETGNILAMAMEATEKGYLDDLGEGIDWGDEEEMIEMIKRIGNREGELADMLAEGQEGFADEIDGHDCRLDVKGQSIAAYDPRCMKGMGIAYATSNRGACHLRGYTPAAEILGIPEKVDPYEYEGKGELTATFQDLHAISDSFDICKFNAFAEGIEEYVLQYNGMTGLDVSEDELMESGERVYNLERYYNNLAGFDGSDDSLPERFLEEGGMPGQGASEGEYCELDEMKEEYYEHRGWVDGVVPDEKLEDLGIDVGPGTGVSTGDSPAPADD, from the coding sequence ATGACTGATTTGGGCGGCTTTCAGAACCACCTCGCACGCATCGACCTCACGGACGGCGACGTCACCTACGAGGACGTCGACGACGAGGACGCGAAGAAGTACATCGGTGCTCGCGGCCTCGGCGTCAAACACGTCTTCGACCAGGGTCCGGACGTCGATCCCGAGAGTCCGGAGAACCTGCTGGCGTTCATGAACGGCCCCCTCACGGGAACCCAGGCCGTCATGAGCGGACGCATCGCCATCTGTACGAAATCGCCGCTGACGGGCACCGTCACCGACAGCCACCACGGCGGCTGGTCGGGCGCCCGGCTCAAGTGGGCCGGCTTCGACGGCCTGCTCGTCGAGGGCGAGTCCGACGAACCGGTCTACGCCTACGTCGAGGACGGCGAGGTGGAGCTGCGCGACGCCTCCCACCTCACCGGCAAGGGCGTCCACGAGACCCGCGACGAACTCGGCGAGGAGCTCGACGGCTCGTTCGGCAAGAACATGTCGATCATGGCGATCGGTCCCGGCGGCGAGAACGGCGTGAAGTACGCCTGCATCATGAACGAGGACGACCGCGCCTCGGGCCGCGGCGGCACCGGCTGCGTGATGGGCAACAAGAACCTCAAGGCAGTCGTCATCAAGTCCGGCACCAAGATGCCCAAGCCCGCCGACCAGGAGACGTTCATGGAGGGCCACCAGCAGGCGATGCAGGTGATCCAGGAGTCCGACGTCACCGCGCCCAACGAGGGCGGGCTCTCGATGTACGGCACGAACGTCCTGATGAACATCACCGAGGAGATGGACGGCCACCCCACGAAGAACGGCCGCTACACCTCGGGAATCTCCTACAACAACGAGGAGCAGGGCGGCGAGACCGTCATCGACGCCGAGCGCATCAGCGGCGAGAACGTCCGCGAGAACATCCTCGTCGACGAGCCGACCTGTCATTCCTGTCCGGTCGCGTGTAAGAAGGAGGTCGAGGTCCAGACGATGCACAAGGGCGAGGACATGAACGTCCGAATGGAGTCCTTCGAGTACGAGTCGGCGTGGGCGCTCGGCACCAACTCGCTGAACGACGACCGCGACAAGATCGCGGTGATGATCGACCGCTGTAACGACCTGGGGATCGACACCATCGAGACGGGCAACATCCTGGCGATGGCGATGGAGGCCACCGAGAAGGGCTACCTCGACGACCTCGGCGAGGGCATCGACTGGGGCGACGAGGAGGAGATGATCGAGATGATCAAGCGGATCGGCAACCGCGAGGGCGAACTCGCGGACATGCTCGCGGAGGGCCAGGAGGGCTTCGCCGACGAGATCGACGGCCACGACTGCCGCCTCGACGTGAAGGGCCAGTCGATTGCGGCCTACGATCCCCGCTGCATGAAGGGGATGGGCATCGCGTACGCCACCTCGAACCGCGGGGCGTGCCACCTGCGCGGCTACACGCCCGCCGCGGAGATCCTCGGCATCCCCGAGAAGGTCGACCCCTACGAGTACGAGGGCAAGGGCGAGCTGACGGCGACGTTCCAGGACCTCCACGCGATCTCGGACAGCTTCGACATCTGCAAGTTCAACGCCTTCGCGGAGGGGATCGAGGAGTACGTGCTCCAGTACAACGGGATGACCGGCCTCGACGTCAGCGAGGACGAGCTGATGGAGTCGGGCGAGCGCGTCTACAACCTCGAGCGCTACTACAACAACCTCGCGGGCTTCGACGGGAGCGACGACTCCCTCCCGGAGCGGTTCCTCGAGGAGGGCGGCATGCCCGGCCAGGGCGCCTCGGAGGGCGAGTACTGCGAACTCGACGAGATGAAGGAGGAGTACTACGAGCACCGCGGCTGGGTCGACGGCGTCGTCCCGGACGAGAAGCTCGAGGATCTCGGCATCGACGTCGGACCCGGCACCGGCGTTTCAACCGGTGATTCGCCGGCGCCCGCCGACGACTGA
- a CDS encoding C2H2-type zinc finger protein, whose product MGERGGKPFVCPLCGERFETQRELKDHGMGHQNGEKDDG is encoded by the coding sequence ATGGGAGAGAGAGGCGGCAAACCCTTCGTCTGTCCGCTCTGTGGCGAGCGGTTCGAGACCCAGCGGGAGCTGAAGGATCACGGGATGGGCCATCAGAACGGAGAGAAGGACGACGGATAG